In Passer domesticus isolate bPasDom1 chromosome 1, bPasDom1.hap1, whole genome shotgun sequence, one DNA window encodes the following:
- the LOC135281639 gene encoding carbonic anhydrase 3-like produces MINPNYYPWGYDSDNGPDQWHKNYPFAKGRHQSPIEINNKEVHYDSSLLPWFASYDPGAAKTILNNGKTCRVVFDDSFDRSVLRGGPLPGVYRLRQLHFHWGSSDDHGSEHVVNGVRYAGELHLLHWNPKYSNYLDAKRRTDGIAVLAIFLQVGETPKPEMKRILEEINAIKTKGKNAPFPNFDPSILFPKSHDYWTYHGSVTTPPCEECVTWIILREPIIVSSDQMAKLRSLSKNAENEPNHPLVDNWRPTQPRYFRMVSASFL; encoded by the exons ATGATCAACCCCAACTACTACCCCTGGGGCTACGACAGCGACAACG GACCGGATCAGTGGCACAAAAATTACCCTTTTGCAAAAGGACGCCATCAGTCACCGATTGAAATCAATAACAAAGAGGTGCATTATGATAGTTCTCTACTACCATGGTTTGCTAGTTATGATCCTGGTGCAGCTAAGACCATCCTCAATAATGGGAAAACCTGCAGAGTTGTATTTGATGATTCATTCGATAGATCAG TGCTGAGAGGTGGGCCACTTCCAGGAGTCTACAGGCTGCGGCAGCTGCACTTCCACTGGGGCTCGTCTGACGACCACGGCTCGGAGCATGTTGTGAATGGAGTGAGGTATGCAGGAGAG CTTCATTTGTTACACTGGAATCCCAAATACAGTAATTACCTTGATGCTAAGAGAAGAACTGATGGGATTGCTGTTTTGGCCATATTTTTGCAA GTTGGGGAAACTCCCAAACCAGAGATGAAGAGAATTCTTGAAGAAATAAATGCTATCAAAACAAAG gggaaaaatgctCCTTTTCCAAACTTCGATCCTTCAATTCTTTTCCCTAAATCCCATGACTACTGGACATACCACGGATCTGTCACTACTCCACCTTGCGAAGAGTGTGTTACCTGGATTATTCTTAGAGAGCCCATCATAGTCAGTTCAGACCAG ATGGCAAAGCTCCGCAGCCTCTCCAAGAACGCCGAGAACGAACCCAATCACCCCTTGGTTGATAACTGGCGCCCAACTCAGCCGCGGTATTTCAGGATGGTGAGCGCGTCGTTCCTCTAG